A part of Kryptolebias marmoratus isolate JLee-2015 linkage group LG8, ASM164957v2, whole genome shotgun sequence genomic DNA contains:
- the si:dkey-72l14.3 gene encoding glyco_hydro_56 domain-containing protein has protein sequence MEWTGPPFCPDPQPDPKVTHGNLLIRTTFSSPVLLLLICGLAGLCNAGPPQPARPPLLSGQPFIIFWGISDSSCSGRIDPTSFSMEQEGRVAVFYKNTLGNYPYFLDKNTPVNGGLPQHTRLDSHVQKTQQDLEAALPAPRYLGLGVLRWAEWVPQWARNREKQAMYQEASRKLMKTFFQNWTPEEVEKWSRVDFEAAAQSVMVETLREVKRLRPKALWGFSSYPSCYNNDPTQTQLTNYTSQCPLAEMALNDELMWLWKRCSALYPLLTLEKLQGGTPETKLYLSSQIKEALRVGSLAGADFDVPVFPLVKSVYASTKTLLSQGDLVNTIGESAAMGTAGVVIWDKSETKTERECQDLAEFVRKVLGPYSINVTRATQLCSASLCQGKGRCVRQNPDSSAYLHLPPQPTAAQKVTEKVKTTAQPDTASKTAEPDPAESWKKDFQCQWYKTADREISDQQSLKDGAPFGGKAEGNVEGMVATTTISTAKSATETVLTGSDLLATGSETASLELATDSGAIPLNAPNLYFLLLGAVSFCLGP, from the exons ATGGAGTGGACTGGACCGCCGTTCTGTCCAGATCCACAACCTGATCCAAAGGTGACACATGGCAATCTTCTGATCCGCACCACATTTTCATCACCGGTCCTCCTCCTCTTGATTTGTGGCTTGGCTGGGCTTTGCAATGCTGGTCCACCTCAGCCTGCACGTCCACCTCTCCTGTCCGGACAACCTTTTATTATCTTCTGGGGCATCAGCGACTCTTCCTGCTCAGGCCGGATAGATCCCACTTCTTTCAGTATGGAACAGGAGGGGCGTGTAGCTgtcttttacaaaaatacactgGGCAACTATCCATACTTCCtagacaaaaacacaccagtTAATGGGGGGCTTCCACAGCACACACGCTTGGACAGCCATGTCCAGAAGACACAGCAAGATTTGGAGGCAGCGTTGCCAGCCCCCAGGTATCTTGGACTGGGGGTGCTGCGCTGGGCAGAGTGGGTACCCCAGTGGGCTAGGAACCGAGAGAAACAAGCAATGTACCAGGAAGCATCAAGGAAACTGATGAAGACTTTCTTTCAGAACTGGACCCCAGAAGAAGTGGAGAAGTGGTCACGG GTGGACTTTGAGGCTGCAGCCCAGTCGGTAATGGTGGAGACTCTACGGGAAGTCAAAAGGTTGAGGCCCAAAGCATTGTGGGGATTCTCTTCTTACCCCAGCTGCTACAACAATGACCCCACTCAAACACAGTTAACCAATTACACCAGCCAGTGCCCTCTGGCAGAGATGGCCCTTAATGACGAGCTTATGTGGCTCTGGAAAAGATGCTCGGCTCTCTACCCCCTCCTGACCCTGGAGAAGTTGCAG GGTGGGACTCCTGAAACAAAGCTCTATTTATCAAGTCAAATAAAAGAAGCACTAAGAGTAGGATCTCTGGCGGGAGCAGACTTTGATGTACCTGTATTTCCTTTAGTAAAGAGTGTGTATGCCTCAACAAAGACTCTCTTATCACAG ggtgACCTGGTCAACACTATAGGAGAAAGTGCTGCCATGGGAACAGCAGGAGTTGTGATCTGGGACAAAAGcgagacaaagacagag AGAGAATGCCAAGACCTGGCAGAGTTTGTCCGTAAAGTCCTGGGACCCTACTCCATCAACGTTACCAGGGCAACTCAGCTCTGCTCAGCCTCCCTTTGCCAAGGAAAGGGTCGATGTGTTCGTCAAAATCCAGACAGCTCTGCTTATCTCCATCTCCCACCACAACCCACGGCAGCACAGAAGGTGACAGAAAAG GTCAAGACAACAGCTCAGCCAGACACAGCCAGTAAAACAGCTGAACCAGACCCAGCTGAGAGCTGGAAAAAAGACTTCCAGTGCCAGTGGTACAAGACAGCAGACAGGGAAATCTCTGATCAGCAGTCGCTCAAAGATGGAGCTCCTTTTGGAGGAAAAGCTGAGGGAAACGTTGAAGGTATGGTGGCGACTACAACAATTTCTACAGCAAAAAGTGCCACTGAGACTGTCCTTACTGGAAGTGATTTACTTGCAACTGGAAGTGAAACGGCTTCTCTGGAATTAGCAACAGACAGTGGTGCCATTCCACTGAATGCCCCAAACCTGTACTTTCTGCTGCTAGGAGCTGTAAGCTTCTGCCTGGGAccttaa
- the borcs6 gene encoding BLOC-1-related complex subunit 6: protein MSLSPVIGTEVPETANGVVTPVSLENGPHAPASVKCGGSRLPGSGEDSLDGSPERTENNVENRVYIGKSLLDTEKDLNDRTSSLSLNSPQEADPTFNDGTSTGDSESKDIPGASKTDDAHNLVLLLDSSQQGEPKSAYQRGGPATTDRQQTVAGSLERGTDSRKEEEDGEKEKQDEETDEKNENKWRSSGGRTGMKSSQHYSSSAPGPSTSSSSSPPVLTSDDTPCPPHIMAQVWVRNVRGMQDSKSLDEISQACGGGSGTRGGGRSGQSEGRRATISSALELEGTVSHEGDLTNFITKNLEQKIKMSSKPSLDCSDSDCSGPIYRSRGLSRRPADIPPIDPTVLLDLQKHTQDVAHSVEMMMKSLNGTIQNMTALSVGYIQTYRDSVDSLGESVDMSIKGMYTLMARCEELDRSMQPIHTLAAQIRDIKRTLDALEAICK from the exons ATGAGTCTCTCCCCTGTGATTGGCACTGAAGTGCCAGAGACTGCTAATGGGGTGGTGACACCGGTTTCTTTGGAGAATGGTCCTCATGCACCAGCCTCGGTGAAATGTGGAGGGAGCAGATTACCAGGAAGCGGAGAGGATTCACTGGATGGGTCCCCTGAACGTACAGAGAACAATGTGGAAAACAGAGTTTACATTGGAAAAAGCCTCTTGGACACTGAGAAAGACCTTAATGACAGAACATCTAGTTTATCATTAAACAGTCCTCAGGAGGCAGACCCCACCTTCAACGATGGGACAAGTACAGGAGACTCCGAATCCAAAGACATTCCTGGTGCTTCTAAGACTGATGATGCACATAATTTGGTGCTCTTGTTGGATTCATCACAGCAGGGAGAGCCTAAAAGCGCATATCAGCGAGGAGGCCCTGCCACTACAGACAGACAACAGACAGTGGCAGGAAGTCTAGAGAGAGGCACTGATAGTCgaaaggaggaagaagatggagagaaagagaaacaggacgAGGAGACAGATGAGAAGAACGAAAACAAGTGGAGGAGCTCAGGAGGGAGAACAGGGATGAAG TCTTCACAGCACTATTCCTCCTCAGCCCCTGGTCCTAgtacctcctcctcttcttctccacctGTTCTTACCTCAGATGATACCCCGTGTCCTCCTCACATAATGGCTCAGGTTTGGGTTCGTAATGTTCGAGGGATGCAGGACAGCAAGAGCCTGGATGAAATTAGCCAAGCGTGTGGAG GTGGATCAGGAACACGAGGAGGTGGCAGGAGCGGGCAGTCGGAGGGCCGACGGGCCACGATCTCTTCAGCTCTGGAGCTAGAGGGGACCGTCAGTCATGAAGGAGACCTGACCAACTTCATCACTAAGAACCTGGAGCAGAAAATCAAAATGAGCTCCAAGCCCAGTCTGGACTGCAGTGATT CTGACTGCTCAGGTCCCATCTACCGAAGCCGAGGGTTGTCACGGAGACCGGCAGATATTCCACCTATTGATCCTACAGTTTTATTGGATCTCCAGAAACACACCCAGGACGTGGCACACAGTgtggagatgatgatgaagagccTCAATGGAACCATACAGAAT ATGACAGCTCTGAGTGTGGGCTACATCCAGACCTACAGAGACTCTGTTGACAGCTTAGGAGAGTCTGTAGACATGAGCATAAAG GGTATGTACACCCTTATGGCCCGCTGTGAGGAGTTGGATCGTTCCATGCAGCCCATACACACTCTGGCTGCACAGATCCGGGACATCAAACGCACTCTGGATGCTCTGGAGGCGATCTGCAAGTAA